The genomic DNA AAAGACCAGTGCTTTTTCAGTGTAAACAACTTACATAAATATTACATCTATCATGTTTGTGAATACAGGGTAACTGTCATGATTGCCAAGTCCATGAACAAAAAAGTTGTATTTGTCAGCTTAGTTAAATAATAGACTGCAGCAGAAAGAAATGAGACAACTGTGAATCTGATCCAAAAATAACTCTTAAATATTCcacccggtgtgtgtgtgtgtgtgtgtgtgtgtgtgtgcgtgtgagagagagagagaaagagagagtctATGTGTTTTTGCTTGTAGTTACACATTAAGGCATGACCAAACACATCCCTCTGTCTTCTGACAGCAGGTAGGTATGTCATCACCCGTAGGGCTGCTGGGAATTTTTTCAGGGTGAACAACAGGGTGGAAAAtgttgatttcttttcttttaaaagtcACATGTTTAATAAAACAGGGGTTTAGATTGACATAGTTGGTCTGTGATTATGCAGCAGCATGTTTTAATACATGATTATTGGTATTAGTTTATAATATTAGGCTTGACAAATGTGTGCACATATTgacaaagtgaagtttaaagaTGCCCTCCATGTATCAAAATATTCTTCTTTGTATAATAATTAGATCAGAAAAGTTAAATTACCTTCCTTCATTGTAAAATTTAGAATCCATGAATGTGCAAATATTTATCTTTTCAAAAGAAGTTAACAGTTTTAACTTAATTGTCTCCTCTTCACTAAAAATCAAAAACAactctttgtgtttgtgcactTGGAAGTTTCAAATTTTTACAGCACTCTTTTCAAAGTAACATTATGGACCAAACTAAACTTGGCACATAAAGTAAGGAAAtatgtgtttggtagattatttcactgtggtaacaatgctttttggcaataaatgttatttcccgttggaaagcctgtttagttcccttttaaaatggtgcctcatttgtaaggaacatgcatttgtgggatgagcagcagcgctgagtatgtgggttgcggccatgaaaaatttgccaaatcttctctgccattgccaaacagcttattctgccattgactcgtttggtgttgggtggattggatgattgaagtttgaagaaacaagacatattggcaatttaacaatgtattcatttcacaaacaggagcctcggTAGCGTGTGGAaaaaccatacacagccacaacagcctggcacctcctcctcatgctggtcaccagcctggtcacacactgctgtggaaTGGCATCctattcttcaaccagcatttgtcgcaagtcaaccaacgtggttgtgttggtcactctggcacgaacagcacgtccaagctgatcccacaagtgttcaatggggttgaggtcaggactgctggcaggccattccatcctctcctctcccacattctggaggtagtctctgataaaccccgccctgtgggggccagcgttgtcatcttggaggatagagttcggtcccagactgtggacatatgggattgccactggtAGCAGAATCTCATCTATATATCTCTCTGCATTGAGATTGCCTCCAATGATGACAAGCCTTGTTTTTCCAGTGAGGGAGATGccgccccacaccatcacactgccTCCACCAAAAGGTGTTACTCTATCGGCGCAGCAATCAGCATAGCGTTCTCCGCGTTTTCTCCACACTTTGACCCTACGATCCCACTGCCGTAGGCAGAATCTGGACTCATCACTGAACATAACGTTCCTCCACATGTTCAGGTTCCAGTGCACGTGTTGCATATGTTTGgcaatggcagagaagatttggcaaatttttcatggccgcaacccacatactcagcgctgctgctcatcccataaatgcatgttccttacaaatggggcaccatttgaaagggaactaaaaacaacaaattgcttattgaatttaaaagaaatgaacAGAAataattttcaacatacttttttGAACAAATTCAACTTTGAATTTAATATAAAGGCACCACTTAAAAAAAGACTGACAGCTACattataaagtgcagttttctactgatatttccTTTctactaacacaaaaaatctgaGTGTATTTTCGCGATAtttcgcagcctttcgcgatgtgaaTACTGCGcgagttgatattgcgatgacggaAAGAAaatgatatattgtgcagccctatgtcACTTATTATGCACATGTACAGTAAGTACATGCTTCTAATGACCAACTCTGCACACACATTCTGCACAGTAAAGGTCAAACACCCAAATgaagtagtaataataataagcaaaaCACATTCTGGACTAGAGGTGGGCTTCAAGGCAATTTACGATTACGACAATTTAtggatttaagaaaaaaagtcctTTATTAACGAGCGACAGTTTAATTCAAAATCTGATAAGAGTagctttgtttgtctgttgaTGTTTTCCATCTGTGAGGTACTGTAAACTGATGCTGTGCTTTGAATGGGTTTCTGAAGAAGAACATGCTTTGTCAGGGGCCCACTCACATTCCAGACTTCTTACCACAGAAACCCAAACActtcacagacacagaaactCACACTGCTACCACCAAGCTGACCTACCGgtattcactcacacacacattgactgGGGTGAAGGGGTCTGGACTTTCCATTTGCTAGGGATATGTTTTCATCTATCTCATACTGACTTTTATTGACCATATCaggattttaaatattttagatACGTTATCGGTCCTAAAAATGTATCTTGGTATTAACTTCCAAATACTGACAAGATTTATCTTTGAGCCTTTTGAACTTTACAAGGAGATGTCTTTGCATGTCCTATTTTACATTCTATTGTCTTTCTCAATGTAGGCCATAAAAGGGTAATTCCAACCAAATGTGTTTATAGTCTTTGAAGTGGATATGATCTTGTTTGCGTCCATGGGTCAGTTTTTGGTAAATTATTAAGTGACTGCCTTATCTCACCTCAGTTTATGGTCTGTCTCTGACACCAGCATTGCTCATCCTgcctattttttatttctttatgatTATAATTACATGCCTATCACGTGAATCTTACAGAAAAGCCTGAGATGATAAAGTTGACTGAGGAGACGAACAAGTTGATCCCTTAAAGCTCCAGAGTGCAACTGTTAACTTATATAATGGCCTACTGTACAGCTGTTCAAATATTACCTTCTATAACATTTCAGCATTGAGTGGCATTAAGTGTTGTCATGGGAATGAGACACATAATAGCAATGTTGGAAGACGTACTCACATATTTTACAGTGCTGGTTCTCCATGTGTTACTGTACATGGGGTGTTAACATGTAAGCAGTATATGTTAGTAGTCTATTGTGGCTGCAGACAGGGATGAGTTTGGCTTGTTTATATTCTGTTGGGTGATTTACTCCATAATATTGCATTAATTTCATGAGCACATCATAAATTAGACTATACATAATATGAATAGGGattatatttccctctgaactGTTGTTAAAGAAAATGGTAGCACAAGAATGATCTTTGAATTACTGCACGTATTTTAATACAGACTGATGAAAAGTCAGGAGTACAAGTGTAGAAGTACATGAAAAGCTGCTATAAGGAGAACAACTAActtttgaagtaaaagtatggGGTAGTGTTTATGTTGAATGTGTCAATCAGCTCTGGTAGTAGTTTCACGTGGTTCACTAAATTGAAAGTGACTTGCACACGCAAgactgtttttttgggggggaggcAGTCTTGTCCACTCAGCAGCGTGACTTCCCATTTCAGGCGTGCAGACAGAGTATGTTCTGTATGCTCTCCACGTATCCTGCGCTGTGCAGAACGTCTCTGCAGCGCTGCCACCATGGACTCCAAACACGACTTCCACCGAAACATAACTTTTAGTGCCGTGCGTATCTAATGTGCGCCGGCTGGACGAAGAAGACGacgagagtgagagagaggagcagcTAGCGATCTCGACTGAAAAGCTGAAGGACTTCTCTGGAGCGACTGGATCTAGACCAGCCTGACACCACCGCTGCTGTTTTCCGGATCCCGTTTGGGGTGAGTAGCCGCAGTGGCACGATAACTCGgttcttatgtgtgtgtgtgtgtgtgtgtgtgtgtgtgtgtgtgtgtgtgtgtgtgtgtgtgtgtgtgtgtgtgtgtgtgtgtgtgtgtgtgtgtgtgtgtgtgtgtgtgtgtgtgtgtgtgtgtgtgtgtgtgtgtgtgtgtgactgaggagaaagataacacttgacataaccaacagtggtggaaagtatcCAGTGCATTTACTCAACTTTTGAGGTTCTTGTGCTTTACTAGAGTATTTCCACTTTATCACTTTATACCTCAACTCCACTATATTTCAGAGTGAAACATTGTagcatactttttactcctATAACCTACATTTGTTTGAGTTATAGTTAATAGTTACTTACATTGTTAGACATTATtcaacagtaaataaataaattagaatAGCTGTACCTTGACCTAGGCCTACAACATCAGATGTTGTTTACATGCATctataataacaaaataatatagtaataataattattataattatcatTTATATGTCAATCTAAAATTCAGAGTGTTATATAAATAATAGCAGATTGCAAAGATACCGGTCTGCAGTAAAtgcttttactttttcataCTTCATGTTTTTCTGATAATATTGTGGCTCAGTAAAAAATTAAGTAACTTACTGTAACATGCAGGACAGAGTATGTTTACGCTATGGCACTCCTTTTACGTTTTTAAAGTTCTGTATTTGAAGTTTCAACAGTAAAAGACAAGtttataaatacaataaatgtaAAGTAAAGGGTAGATGTCGAGTAGTCGTGAGCAGGTGTAAACACTCAGGATGAGTTGGAGATGAAGTTGACAAGATgggatttttattgttttcccaAATAAAATTATGgaaagcaaaaaaatatatactttcaagaaaataaagtaaattgaCTTGGGAGTCAAAACAATCACATAATATAAGTATACAACTGTTCACTAACTGACCTTAGTATCAAGTCACCACTCTGAGGACATCCTACTCCCTCAGGTGTTCCGACGTTATACATTCTGACAAAACTTTTTCAGCCAGTGCCAAAAGTGCAACAATattataaagtgcatagagtCCGTGGTCCTGTAGTGCTGTCAGTTTTTAAGTTCAGTTTGTTCCATTGAAGGAGCCGTTTGTCCAGACTACAGGAGGGGAGGAGAAGAGTTTGCTGTAAAACCATTGCACATCTTGTTTTCCTAATATTTAAGCATATGACACAGATGATTGTTTGTAGTTCTTTGTGAGTGATAGCAATGCATCTTCCCTGATACAATAACCGATAGATTAACAAGTACATCAAACAATTTTAATTTATCCCAGACTAgcactacttttacttaaaactCTGGGGTCGAGACCTCTGCTGGCGGAGCAAAGTAGGATTAGAATAAATTTGTCGGTGTATTTAGAttaatagctttttttttgtcataaaaGTGTGACTGAAATATTGACAGGAACTAAATGCCAAATAATCACTGATTATTAAAATTACGTGAATTAGAgataaaatgccatgcaggTTCAAGCTGGGCAGGCCCTAGACTTTGGGGGCCCTgagcaggatttggtttgggggCCCTTCACCTTGTAACATTATTTCATCTACAAGTGTATTTTCTTTTGATATAATGTAAAAACCATCATATTTggtgtctctttttttccttttgcagGTTTGGTCGCCTGCTGGCTTAAAAGTGCAACTTAAAATTTACATCACTATGGAAACGGTCATCAGCAACCCCGGCGCGTACAACCAGTCGGCGGTTTTCACCTCAGTCTTCAACGCTAGCTGTCGCTTTAATGAGGAGTTCAAATACATCCTGCTGCCCGTGTCCTACAGTCTGGTGTTTGTGGTCGGCTTCGTGCTCAACGCTACGGCTTTGTGGTTGTTCCTTAAGATGCGTCCGTGGAAGCCCAGTACCGTGTTCATGTTCCACCTCGCCCTGTCCGACTTCCTGTACGTCCTCTCCCTGCCCACCCTCATCTACTACTACGCCAACCGCAGTCACTGGCCTTTTGGAGTGGCCATCTGCAAAATGGTGCGCTTCCTCTTCTATGCCAACCTCTACTGCAGCATCCTCTTACTCACCTGCATCAGCGTGCACCGTTACCTGGGCATCTGCCACCCACTCAAAACACTGACCCTGGTGAAGTCCCGCCATGCCCACCTGGTGTGCGGCATGGTGTGGGCTGTGGTGAGCGTGTGCCTGGTGCCCAACCTCATCTTTGTCACCACCTCCACGAGGGACAATGACACCCTGTGCCATGACACAACCAACCAGGAGGCCTTTAAGGAGTATGTGGACTACAGCTCTGTCATCATGGTGCTCCTATTTGGCATCCCGTTCCTGGTCATTGTGGTGTGTTACTGCTTGATGGCGCGGGCCCTGTGCCGACCCAGACAGGGAATTTCTGAAAGCCAGCAAGGCGCCGCCTCACGTCAGAAGTCCATCAAGCTCATCATCGTGGTGTTGGTGGTGTTTGCTGTGAGCTTCGTTCCATTTCACATCACACGGACGCTCTACTACACCTCCCGTGTTTTAGATCTTAACTGTAAATTTCTCAACATTGTCAACTTTACTTACAAAATCACCCGGCCGCTGGCGAGCATCAACAGCTGCATTGACCCAATTCTGTATTTCCTGGCTGGGGATCACTACAGAGCCAAAATGATGTCTTTTCTGACGGGAAAAAGACAGACGACATACAGCCAAACACCtgaacaggcacacacacagccgaACAATAACCATGGCATCGCTCTGGTCTACAAGAACCCTGAAAGCCAGTGAAAGATTCTGAGAGATAGTGGGAAATCTATTGGAGAAATCTGAAGTTTTAAACATGTATTTCTGCTCCAGGCTTAGCTAACATTTCTAATGGCACATGCAGAAGCACCTGtttatatttccttttttgCACTGAGAGGTTTGGTAGAGAATCAGTTTACTGTAACATTTACTTACAGTATTTGCATTCACTCCATCCAACTTACGTAATGCCTGTGTTCAACAGGCATAAAGGCCATGTTTCAATTCCCCTCATTTTCTTGAGGTTcttgtgtttgtaaaatgaaGTTCAAGTGGGAAAGAGTCTGTACCCAGTCTCCTACCACAAAGGGATTATTACACCAAACTCAAGTTATAAAAGACAGTATTTACGCTACTGTATACTGTCCTGCTGTGTGGGGAAAATTGTGCTATGCAGAAGAAACGTTTTACTTTCAAATTATGGGAACAGAAACTGACACTGGCGGTCACAGGtggattattaataataacaaaaaactttatttttatagcaccTTTGAAAACACAGTTGCAAAGTGCTTtaacagaacacatttaaaacacaaagaGAATAAGACAAACTAAACCcccaaaaaactaaacacataAGACACACactaaaatgtcataaaacatcAGTGAAATCGctgaaaaactattttaaaaaatgggtttttaaaggaaaaaaacaaaataaaaaatgggaCAGAGTTCACAGCCCTGATCTCCTCAGGCAGGTGTTCATAAGCAATAAGTTAGTCAGTGAATTGTTGTCATCAATCGGTCACTCACTGATCTAAATATTAAAGTTCATTATCTGACCAAATATGACAGATAGCCTGGCCATTTTCTCAAAAATTAGGCAGTTATGATGCAATCCTTCCTGTAGTATCAACAATATCTATGTGTTACCCAGAAACCTCAGCTACAGCCTGCTCATGATCCCAGCTGTTTTTATCCTTTAACTTTCACAGCTGTCTTTTGCTCAACTGTGGAGAAAAGCAAAGAGACAACTCAGGACAAGAACCACCCACGCCTCATTAGAGGGATAAGGGATTTTCCTTTTTACCCTTTTACCTTTGGGATTGATACGTGGAATTGAAAGCCCCTTTTTCTTACAGTAGTTTAGGCTGAACTCCTTGATGGTTTTGCAACATGTGAGAGCAGTTACAGAGCATTGGTCCCTCCATccttgtttttaatgttgacaTATGAACCAATACTGTAGGAGCAGATGTATTCATACAGCTCTGCATCACACGGTGTTCTCTTGATATTAAGTATGAGCACTATCTTCGAAGATGTTTCTGTAATAACTGTAAATAAATAGTTTGATATGTATCATAAAGTGGTACATCACGAGTGACTGATGTTTACTGTATGTCACGTATCATGAGCTGATTATGCAATGACTCTTTCCTGTCTGGTCAGTGTGAAATCACTTAAAATATAATTAAGCTctaatttcttcttctttcaacTCTCCCTCGTGAAAAGAGCAATGTTAAGTGATCTATGAATTCAGAGGAAGCACATGAAGTTTGCTATTTGTGTAAACCATACAACTCATGTGTTTAGCCAGACTGAAACTAACTCCACTTTCTGTTACCTAGATAGATACAGTACAGTTGATGTTTAGGGAGTGAAAGCAGAGTGCGTGATCTTTCATGTTAGCATCTCCATATATCATTCCACGGCAAGAGAACTATGAAGGCTCTTTTTTGGATAAGGGCGCTGGCTAAAATAAAACCCACTATATCGATGATGACAGTGAACAAGATAAAGATTTCCCCCCTAAAgtcactttaatgttaaaaacctacAGTATTTCCACACTGTGACATCATCTAATGTGATTTTATATTAGTTTGTTCCAGTGCATAATTGCAGTCCACACAACATGAGTTACAATGACCAACCCATGAAAAGTTGAAGAGATTAAACGTAATGCCATTGCAAATactatgaataaataaaactatgatTGCGTATTTCCTTAAGGTGTAACTCAAGGCCAGAATTCACCTAAACTATGTCATTGTAACAGTTCATTGTTTGAGAACATGACCaactttttttctcccatctttagaaaccaataaaataataacagaTTGCAGTAGGACCCAGTAGCCTGAAGGCTAATAACAATAATTACAGTCTAAATGGCAATACCATTTAGAAATATGACTCCATGTTGTCTGTAATTTACAAACAATGGATGATCACAAACATATAAGCAGCACTGTCAGTCACTCTGAGTTGTTATGCTTTTTCTCAAAACTTCAGTTCATGACAGACTGCATCGGATAACTCTTTACATGTTAACATTTGCCAGCAGACCTACAAACAGTTCCTTTCACCAGCATCTTCATCTTCATGTCCCCACCAACTATTAGCATGTAAAACAGATACATGATTCAAAGCTCTGCTAATTTGACACATTATCGAATTGgtaataatgaaaatgaatcTAATGAAGGTTTCAAACTGTTCTGTCATTCTGTGCACTTTTCAACAGTTTACCTCAATGTGATGTAAGCTCATGAGCGCCCCCCTGTGGTCTCATGGCGACAGGAAGTTGCAACTTGCACTCAGTCAGGAGAGCTCAACTTGTCAGATGGGTGTCTCTCCAGTAAGTCAGAATACTTTAAGCGGGaacatttcaaaaaaatgtggaaagaaatactgtaaaagtgCTATTTGGGTATTTTGGCCCTCAGCGCTGTCTAACAGACAAAAAATGAGGCCAGAGCAAGGTATACGCTACAGAAACACGGTAAGATGGTCAGGAACCATTCAACCTGCAAAACTGCTGAGAAAATGCTGGTAGTCACGTGTTTCACATTAAAACCTTAACCTGGAAACACAAAGCATGGGCTCCATTGACCTGGGCCGGGTTGCAACTCTGGAAGCAAACTTTCATGTTAAAACACACGTATGTTGTGTCtgatataggcctatacatatcTGAATCAGGTTCTGTGTGCAAGTTGCACTTGTAGAGGTAGGTGTCAGTACAGTGCAGACAAGGATTAAAATGGAAGACAAACCtaattaaaatgacagaaaagcaGATCATTATTTAATAGACCATTGTATATTTTGTTGGTTATTTACAGTATAACTCGTGTGTTCTGTTTTTTGCATACATTGTGTAAAGAAGATGTTGAAGGATCATTCTGGGGCAAAGTACATCCTTTCAGTTTGTATTGTTCACCTCCTCCCTCTGCCCTTGATGTGCTGATGTCAGAAAAGTTGTCTCGTCTTGAAATTCTCCTTTGTCCTCTACAGTAGAGCAGTTGGATTACATGTAATAGAATTGAGCTAAATTACGTATTTTAGGGATTTTTCGTGTTTTTCTGGTTGCTGCTATGCTGAATGACATGCCCCTCTCTGAGTTCAGAGAAATCTCCCTCTGTTGGGTTCATGAAACAGTTTAATAACAATATAAACTGAAGATGCATGACCATCAGCCTAAAAAGAGAAGCTGATTTTCTTAGTTTACAGTAACATTGGTGAGCTACTTTTCTTCCCTCTTGCCTCTATAACAGATTTAGACATCTTTGTCTCAATCATGCTGTCGGCTTACTTTACGTGTCTGGTTGCCCTTTAGAAGGCAGGTTTCATTACATTAAATTATAATAAGGTCATGCTGATGAGATATGTTGGTGACTTGTCCCCTCTATGTGAGACTGTCTGGAGTTGTGAACACAATTGTGTGCGTTGTATGGTCAGATTAGACATTGCTTTAtgaatgtaaataaactaaTTGTTCTCTTGAAATTGCTGCTATAATGCTTTAAGGTACTGTGAGAGAAGTGTTTGCTTCTTGACTTATCTACATGTAATTATCAAATATTGCTAAGTGATACAGTGCAGAGTAACTTAACTTTCTACTTTTAAAGAGAGATGCAATAGTGCTTTTGGTTTGCTGCCATATGCCACCAGGATTTTTTAAATAACCAGATAACCAATATCAATTGGCTGTAGTAATATTTTGGGGAAGAAGTCAGGGTCATATGTTACCAGGCCCACCCCACGCCTGTAAGACAACAACACGGGTATTTATCGCCCTCTCTGAGTAATTGATGTTTCGACTTAAAACGCATCTGAAGCATTAAATGACCGAGTCTGTCATTTACAGTCTATATAACAGGAGAAGCGACACGGAAACCCGTTAATGGAGGTACATTAGGATGGCGATATGTGATAACTAACTTAATTAGTAAATGTAGCGGTTGTCACTTTAATTGTGACAAAGCAGTAGGATTAattcaaatacaaatattttacatataATGCACCAGCCAACAACTTATCGAAAACGACATGAAAAAAACCCCATTAAAATAATGTATTGTGTCTTTAACTGATAAAGCAATCAAATATAATGAGCCTAAATAACTTCAAGTTAAATAATCATATTAAAATAGGACCTAAAGGATGCAATGTTTATACGGGCTATATCTAAAAACCCAACCAGTTGCAGTCGTTTcggtaaaagaaaaagaaagaaagatttgGTTTGGATATGTGTGCATCTCGATTCTCCAGGTTGACTTGAATTAGTTGTTTTTCTTGCCATTATCGACCAACACCACTGAATAAACCACTTGATGTCTTTGGACAGTGAGGACGTCTGTGCTCAAGGACGCTGTGGATAGCGAGTGCAATCAATGATCGGATTCACGaagcaagttttattttttattttttttattcttatagaaatatagaaaaaaatgaCCTGACAGAGGAGCACGTGTCAGACTACTTTGAGAAGTCTATTCAGCTCCATGTATCCATTATTATTAAACGTGACAGAGTAGCCTTGTCTTACTGACTTTACTGTAAAACACTTTTGATAACATCAGCTTAAAGTCTTCACTTgcagaaaaatgcattttaatttccaaaaatgcaAACATTAAAAGTAATTGCAACTGATTTTAAATCTATAGTCCGTTGGACTGTTTAAAACCAATGTTTTAGAGTTGTTTAATCTGAGAGCATGATTACAGGCGTTCTAAGAGAAAACTGAAAGATTATTATGCCACTAAACAAAGTCAAGGAAAATGTAATCTTAAACCATTCATGACATGTAACTGGAATTATAGAagtatttgcttttttaattaCGAATCAATTACGAATTAATCCTATTAGTAAATTAAAATACACTGCATGTTGATTGTGATACACCCACACCTCGGCTTAAAGTGATGCATTTGTCAAGCCTTGGCAcatttcttctgtgtttttctcttGTTTGGAAAATTATAAGGCAGAGACGAGGGATTTCAAGGACGCGTGGACTTCAATTTAATCGGAGAGGCTGAGAGTGGAGTCGAAGAGTGACACACATAGGAGAGAAGTTCATTATTCTGCTGAAAAGGAAACCAATGGCTTTCACAGTCGCCATGGTAACTGGCCTTTCTTTTGCCGTCAGTCGTATGATAAGGTACTTCACAGCATTAAGCACAATTATTGCAAGGTAAAAGGGGAAATATTGCTTTCCAACGCTAATAGATGTTAGATATTGATTGGCATGGTGATTCATATAGAAGTGTGCCCCAACTGTTTTACCGGCCTGACTCTCTGCAACCTTTTAATGAAATGTGATAGAGGTGAGGCTGGATAGGCCTTTGTGGCGTTGCGGGCTTCTTGCGTCTTTACTTTAcctgaatataaaaaataaaataataaaaaaaaaataactttactTGTGACAGCAAGaagatgaagacagattcagcagtgAAACAGTGAGATGAAGCtagaaaactacaaaaaaacatGAGGTAGGcctagtcatttttttttttggcatacaAAATCTGAATTGCTGCATGTGTTCCCAGCTCCCATGTTGCAAAATGTCTTATGACATAAATACTAAACACCCGCTGCTTCCCATCATTAGCATGTCATTCTGTTGTCGAGTGACCCTGCTCACACTCTTACACAATGGCGGGTCGGCCTTGGCAGCAGTGAGGTCAGCGCCAAGCACAAGTTCAGGCCATGGGGGTTTGGTGGCAGCCTGCTTAGTTGGTGAGAGGATGGAGGATAAGCATagtggaaagtgtgtgtgtgtgtgggtgggttaCGGTGGTGGGGGGCAAATTGTTTTAACCCCTATTACAGCAACTGCATGGCGCTTCTCTTATCTAGGCCCCTGCAGCCACTCATTAATATTCCGTAC from Perca fluviatilis chromosome 10, GENO_Pfluv_1.0, whole genome shotgun sequence includes the following:
- the p2ry4 gene encoding P2Y purinoceptor 4 is translated as METVISNPGAYNQSAVFTSVFNASCRFNEEFKYILLPVSYSLVFVVGFVLNATALWLFLKMRPWKPSTVFMFHLALSDFLYVLSLPTLIYYYANRSHWPFGVAICKMVRFLFYANLYCSILLLTCISVHRYLGICHPLKTLTLVKSRHAHLVCGMVWAVVSVCLVPNLIFVTTSTRDNDTLCHDTTNQEAFKEYVDYSSVIMVLLFGIPFLVIVVCYCLMARALCRPRQGISESQQGAASRQKSIKLIIVVLVVFAVSFVPFHITRTLYYTSRVLDLNCKFLNIVNFTYKITRPLASINSCIDPILYFLAGDHYRAKMMSFLTGKRQTTYSQTPEQAHTQPNNNHGIALVYKNPESQ